The genomic DNA AATCGGCGACGGGCTGGCGTTCGTCTTCGGCGATACCTCGCTTGAGGGATTCGCACAGGCGGACCCCGCAAAGCTGGAAGCCGTTATCAGCGACCTCACTGACGAGTACCAGTGTGTCCTCGTCGACACCGGTGGCGGCCTGACCTACGAGACAGTGTTCCCGATGGACCTTGGCGATGCCGTCCTGCTGGTGACATCGCCGGTGCCGGCCGCCATCGCAGACACAAAAAAGAGCAAGCAGGTCGCCGAACGGCTCGGTGTGCCAGTCTGCGGCGTCGTCGTGACACACGCTGATGGCGACGCACACCCCGAATCCGTCGCCAGTGAACTGGATGTCGACTTTCTCGGCAGTGTTCCGGACGACGAGGCCATCGTCGAAAGCGCCGCCAAGCGGCAGCCCGTCGTTGCGTACGCGCCCGAAAGCGCAGCCACAGTCGCCTACTACCGGCTGGCCGAGCGCATCGCCGACGAGGAGACTGCCGCGCTCGAACCGCTCGACACGGCCGCGAAGGCTCCCGAAGAGGTCTTCGAGTCCGCAACGGATATCACGGATGTCGACGACAGCGACGACGCCACGGAATCGGAAGCAGACGGCGAGTCGGACGCGGAACCGGACACCGAAGCGGAGAGAGACGAAAGCGGAGACGAAGCGGAACCCAGAGGCGCCGAGGACGATGATGCCAGCGAAGCCGATAGTGAAGCGGCGGTGGGCGAAAGCGAAAATGAAGTAGAAGACACAGGCGGCGACGGCCGGACGGAAGCGGACGACGGGAAGCGCCACGGTGTCGACGACACATCGGACGCGGACGACGAGAAGCCGGCCGCCGATGAACCGACGACAGAGGCAAAAACGCCGGCTGAAATGGCTGGCGGAATCGATGAACCGGAGCCGGGCCTACACACCGGAGGTACCGACGACGCGGATGCTAGCGAGGAAGGGGCCCGTGGTGGCCGTGATGATACAGAAACAGAAGACGGCTCAAAAGACGACGAGGGGTTCTTCGACCGGCTGTTCTCGCGGTTCCGGTAGCGCCGGTCAGGTGTCGCCGCCCTGGAACGCCCCCGACAGCTGTTCTTTGAACGATTCGAGTTCGTCGAGCCGGTCGTGTATCTCTTCGAGTTCGCCTTCGAGTCGGTCGAACTTCGACTCGAGGTCAGTCTGCGTGTCGGCAACAGCGTCGATGTTGGCCTCAAGGTCCGACTGGACGGCGCGTATCTCTTCGAGGTCCGTGCCGATAGTCGATTCGAGGTCCATGTAGCTGTCCCTGACCGATTCGATTTCCGACGCCAGTTCCGATTGGCCGTCCTTGACGGAGGTTAGTTCGGCCGTCAGTTCCGACTGCTCGTCGCTGACCGCGTTCACCTCCGATGCCAGCGCCGATTGCTCTTCGTCTATCGATTCAACGGTCGCATCAAGTGCGGACTGTCCGGCTTCGAGGGATTCGACTGTCGCCGACAACTCCGATTGCTCCGTAGCTACTGACTCTACCGTCTCCGACAACTCCGATTGCTCCGTAGCTACTGACTCTACCGTCTCTGACAGCTCTGATTGCTCCGAAGCTACTGATTCTACCGTCTCCGACAACTCCGATTGCTCCGAAGCTACTGAATCAACTGTCTCCGACAGCTCTGACTGCTCCGAAGCCACCGACTCGACTGTCTCCGACAACTCCGATTGTGCCGTCTCAACGGCGTCGACATCGTCAACGACGGCCTCGTGGTCCGCTTGGAGGTCATCGACGGTCGCTTCGATGGCGTTCTGGTTCGATGTGAGTGATTCGATGTCCTCTTCAACATCGGTAAGCGGCGCAACGGTCTCGGAGAGTTCGTCGACAGCCGAATCGAGCGCTTGGGTGCGGTCATCAAGCGACGACAGCTCCGAGTTGAGGTCTTCGACGACTGAATCGAGTGTGCCGTGCTGGTCGATGAACGCTTCGAGAGTGTCAGCATAGGCGGCAAAGTCGCTGACTTCGCTTTGGAGGTGGTCGATACGGACCTCCTGGCTGCGGCTCCCGCGTGCACCGAGCTTTGTCCGGAGCGCCGACAGCGTCTCGTCGGTGACGTATCCTTCCTGTAGCTCCTTCAACAGGACCCGGGCAATGCCACCGGAGGGGGCCGCAAGGCCGCCCGGCGCGCCAGCGGGGCTGCCAGCGGCGTCCGTCGCCGAGTCGTCGCTTCCCGCCGCTTCTGTGTCTGGCGAGTCGCCACCGCTGGCTGCCTCGCCAGCCTCGGGTGTATCCTGTCGGCCTGTATCGTCAGCTACGGCCGCTTCATCCAGTGCATCATCCAGTTCCGCCTCCGGCGTCGTGTCGGCAACTGGCGGGCTGGTATCGCTGGCTTCGTCGTCGACTTCGTCAGCCGGGGCGGCCGCGCTGTCGGCTGTCGACGACGACGTATCCGCCTCGTCAGCCGGCGAGTCGATGTCCGCAGCGGCCGCAGTCGGCTCGTCGGCGCCCGTGTCGGCATCAGCAGCCTCGTCGCCTGCCGTTTCGGCAGCCGGCTCAGTCGCTTCGGGGGCCGACGCTACATCCGCCGCAGCCGGCTCGTCGCCACCGGCTGTAGGCTCACTGGCGGCTTCGTCATCGCTTTCGGCGGCGTCGACCGCATCCGCGTCGGCCGACGGTGTCTCCGCTTCGAGTGTGGACGGCTCGTCGGCTGCTTCCTCGGCGGGTACGTCGTCCGTCGTCTCAAGCAGGTCCCGTTCAGCGGCTGCAAGACCGCTTGCCTCGTCGTCGACCGCATCCGCGTCGGTCGGCGGCTCCGGGCCGGCGTCGGCTTCCGCCCCGGCCGTTGGTGCTGGGTCGGCGGCCGTCGACTCCGTGTCAGAGGTGTCCTCTGAGGCAGGCTGTGCCGCTCCCATCTCATCGGGCGAGCCAGCGGTCGAGCCGTCGGCCGTGTCGTCAGCCGCTTCGGCCTCGTCGGCGGCCGGCAGCGAGTCGCGCTCACCACCGACGAACTCCCGGAGCGCATCGGAGCGGGCGCGGTCAACGAGGCTGTCGAGGTCCGGACCGTCCGCAACTGATAGCTCCGGCTCCGTCGTCAGCGACTCGGGGTCCGCGTCGGGGACCCGATAGAGGACCGTATACTGTTCGCCGGGCTCGAACTCCCGTTCGAACACCGGGGCGTCGCCGACGACCCAGTGTTCGGCCCCGTAGTCGGTGTGGAACTGGATGTCCGACTCGGGGCGTGAATCGAGCGCGGGGTCCGTCAGCCGGAGTGTTACGAGCGCGTCGCGCTCCGACGCGATTTCGAGCCGTACTCGGCCGTCGGCGGCGACCGCCTTCCGGACGGTGACGCCGTCTTCATCGACGTTCAGTGTGGCTTCTGTCCCCTCGTCCATACCGGGTTCTCGGCGCGACGATATTTATGCCCCGGGGTCGTTGAGCGGAAAAAGTCGGGCGGGCAGGTCAGCGGCGGCTGCTCTCCAGTTCGATATCGAGGTCCGCCAGCAGTTCCCGTGCCTCCTCGCGTTTCTCTTGGTGGTCGTCGAGGAACTCGGCCATCAGTTCGGCGGCCTGCTCCTTGCAGCCACCACAGAGGCGGTCGCCGCCGATGCACTCGTCGTAGACCTCGGTCGCGAGGCCGTCGTCGTCGCCGGCGAGCAGATAGGCGTATAGCTCATAGACGGGGCAGCCGTCGGGCTCGCCGCCCAGTTCACGCTGCTTTTCGGCGGTTTCGCGGCCGCCGGTCGCCGCGGCCTTGACCTTGTCGTAGCCGTCTTCCGGGTCGTCGAGCAGGCTGATGTGGCTGGCGGGGTCCGACGACGACATCTTGCCACCGGTAAGCCCGGTCATAAACCGGTGGTATATCGACGACGGCGGCCGGAAGCCGTAGCCACCGTGGTCGAGTTCGACCTCGCGGGCCAGCTCCGCCGCGGCTTCGCGGTCGAGCTCGAAGCTGTCGATGTGGCCTTCGTAGACCCGTTTTTCGCCGTCGATGGCTTCGATGAGCGCTTCAAAGGCGTCCGCGGTCGCGTTTCGGTCGAAGAAGCGAACACGTGGGCGTAGCGGCTCTTTGCCGCCGGCGTCGAGCTTTGCGACCGCACTCTCCAGCGCCGGGTCGTCCGGGGCTTCCGACTCCAACCATGCGGCGGCGTCCGAACACCGTACGTCGTCTTCGTTGTCGGCCAGCGCCTCGTAGGCGCGGGCGACGAGGTCGCGTTCGGCGTCTTCCAGCTCGAAGCTCGCGTAGGCCTTGGTCACCTTGAAATACCGCATCCGCGAGGCGAGGTCCCGCGCAAGTCGGACGTGGGGGTCTTGGTCGGGGCCAACGGGGATGACCGTCGGCTTCGGCTCGTCGAGTTGCGGATAGAGGATATCCGCCATCTGGGTGACGACCGACTGCATGTGCGAGACCGACGTTTCGCCGTCGAAGCCGTAGATGCCCTGAAACTCCGAGAAGTTGGCCTTTGCGCCGAGCTCAAAGGCCAGCTCCTGCAGTTCGTCGTTTTCGCTTTGCCGGTAGAGTTCGCCCTCATCGGGGTCGAAGCCGAGCGCCAAAAGCGAAAGCAGGTAGCTCTCGGCGTGCTCGTCGATTTCCGTCCACGACATCCCGCGTGCGGAGTTGGCTTCGAGGTCGGCAATGAGGGCGTAAACGTCGCCGCCCTGCTGTTGGTGCCAGATGAGTTCGTCGAAAACGAGCTTGTGGCCGATGTGTGGGTCGCCGGTCGGCATGAAGCCCGAAAGCGCCGCGAACGGCTCGTCGTTGGCCATCGCCTCGGCGACCGGCTCGTAGTCGCGGTGGCCAAAGATGACGCCGCGGCGCATCAGGTAGTGGGGGTTCGGTACGTCCGCAAGAAGCGCATCGAACGTCTCGATGCCGAACTCCTCGAAGAGCTTCCGGTAGTCGGCGACCGTCGACGAGCCCCACGGGTCGAGGGTAACGTCGTCGGCTCCCTTCGTCCCGCCGTCGGTCCGGGCGGGCGCGACCGGCTCCGTGTGGGGGTCGTCGTCCGTCATGGGAAACCGTCGGAGTGGTCGGCCCAAAAACCGTTCGTTTGCGTCGGCATCGACGCCACCTATGGGGTCAGCCGGGAGACCGACACCCACCGAATCTCGTCCCCGTCGTCGACGAGCGCGAACACCATCCGCTTGCGGACGCCGTGGGCCAGCCGCACATCGAGCGCCACGTCCCGCGGCGACAGGGTGGCGTCGGCCGGGAGCACCCGAACCAGCAGCTCGGAGTGGCCCAGCTCCGAGACGCTGTCGACATCGGCGTACGTCCGGAAGTCGGCCCCGAATTTGAACCCCGTCTTGGGGACGACGCCGCGCTCCCGGAGCGTCCGATAGACGGTTAGCCGTCGGTCGAACCGTTCGCCCTCGGCGTCGCGTCCGCGGGCCTCGACAGCCGCAGCGCCGCCCGCAACGGAGAGGACGCCCGTCGCCGCGAGATGGGCGGCTTCGAGCAGCGACAGTTGGAGCGGGCCGTCCTCGCGGTCCATTCGCTGGCCATAGAAGCCCTGCTCGTAGAGCGCCGGTGGCGCATCCCAGCAGAGCACCCGGTCTTCGAGCAACACGCCGTCTGCGGTCAGGTCCGCCTCAAGGCCGCTCGTGCCGTCGACCGCCGGGCGGTCGGTTTCGAGATACGTCAGTTCGCTTTCTTCGTCGACAACGGCGAGGACCACATCGCCGAGCGAGTCGAGCCGGACGGAGCCACGCTCGTCGACGACCCGGACCCGGTAGGCGACCGTTCCGTCCCACGGGCCATCACCGCGCGGGTGGACGACGAAGTCGATGCCCGCGTGGTCCGCAACCCAGCCCTCCAGCGCCGGTGAGACGTAGAAGCCACGCTCTCGGAGGTCCCGGTAAACCAGAAACGGGACCACAAGGTCGGGGGTGTCGGCCAGAAACGCCTCCAGCCCCATCCCGTCGACCGCATCGAGGTCGCCGCGGGCGAGCAGGTAGGCGGCCTCGACGGGCGCGAGTCGGACGCCCGCCCCGTCGGGGCGGCCGTAGCCGCTGGAGTCATAGTAACGTTCGCGGCCGTTCGGACCGACCTCGACGAGCCCGTCGGACAGGTGGCCTTCCATAGCAGTCAGTGGCGGACGCTCGGGTAAATCGCCTGCGGTCGGCGGGCGACGGGCTGTTGGCTGCGGCCAGCGTCGGTGTCAGCGGTCGCGCCCCACCGAACAGTCGGTGTCGAGACAGCGACGCCCGGTTGCCGTCTCGAAGACCGGCAGCCCGCAACCACAGCGGCCGTCGACGACACCGTCGGGTATCGAGAAGGCCGTCTCACAGTCCGGATACTGCTCACAGCCGGCGAGCAGTCCGCCGCGGCGGATGATGTCGAGGTCGCTGCCACACTCCGGACAGGCCCACTCGCCTTCGAAGGCCGCCCGCACCGCCTCCAATAGTGAGCCACAGTCGGGGTCGAGACACAACTCGAACGGCTCGCCGCGGTCGACGCGGACGGTCGGCAGCCCACACGAACAGTCGTCGCCGGTCGTTGTCGCACCGCTCGGCAGGCCGAACCGCTCGCCACAGTCGAGACAGGAGACTCCGCCGCCGGAGCGGACGAGGTCGCCGCCACAGCGGCAGTTCCCGACGGGCGTGCCGGCAACGGTCGCCTCGTGTTCGGTGACGGTCACGTCGCCGACGGCCTCGATACGGAGCGTTTCGTCGCCATCGACAGCGACGAGCCACAGCGGGTCACGGGTCAGCGATAGCTCCGATGCGCGGGTGAGCCACGCGGCCGGCTGATAGCCATCAATATCGTGGACGAGAACGGTGTTGTCGGGCTTGACGACCGCGAGTACGGTGCCACGGACAGTGCGGTCCCGCGGTCCCTCGAAGCGGACGAGACAATCCCCGGTGATGGTGCGTATCGGCATGGGGCTGTTGGCCCCCTCACGGTATTTGAATCTACGGCCCACAGTGGCGGTCGAGCAACCGCAGTCCGGACCGTTAAGTAGGCCTCGCGCAAGTGTTGCCGTATGGAGACGCTACTGCTGGACCCCGACGATGTCGACGCGGCCGCCGATATGGCCGAAGTCATCGTCGCCGTCGAGGAGGCCTTCGCGGCCTACGAACGCGGTGACGTACAGATGCCGGCCAAGTCCTACATCGACCTACCGGAGTACAACGGTGATTTCCGGTCGATGCCGGCGTACATGGAAGCCGACGACTGGGACGCCGCCGGCATCAAGTGGGTCAACGTCCACACCGACAACCCCGATGAGTACGACCTGCCGACAGTGATGGGGACGATGGTGTATTCGGACCCGAGAAACGCTTTCCCGCTGTCGATTATGGACGGGACGACGCTGACCCGGAAGCGGACGGGCGCGGCAGCAGCTGTCGCAACGGACCATCTCGCCATCGAGGACGCCAACTCGCTTGGCATCGTCGGGGCGGGCGTCCAGTCGTACACGCAACTGGAGGCCATCAGTGTTGTCCGAGACATCGACGAGGTCGTCGTCGCCGACAAGCGGGACGAGGCCGTCGAGGCGTTCATCGACCACTTCGGAGACGAGTTCGATGTCCGTCGTGGCTCCATCGCCGAGGCTGCGTCGTGTGACGTGCTCTCTACCGTTACGCCGGTTCGGTCACCAATCGTAAGCGCCGACGACCTCGCCGACCACACCCACATCAACGCCATGGGTGCCGACGCACCCGACAAGAACGAACTGGAGCAGGACGTCGTGACCGACGCCCGAATCGTCATCGACGACCACGAGCAGTGTACGCACTCCGGGGAAATCAACGTCCCATGGAGCGAGGGCGTTCTCGACGACGCGGATATCAGTGCTGAACTCGGCGAAATCGTCGTCGGCGACGAGCCGAGGCGGCGCGACAGCGATGGCGTTACCGTCTTCGACTCGACCGGGCTCGCCATTCAGGACGTCGCTGCCGCACGCGCGGTCTACGAGCGGGCTACTGCTGATGGTGCCGGCACGAGCTTCGGGCTAGTTGATACGAAGCTCCGATAGAAACGGGAACGGAACCGCCTACTCCCAGGAGACGCGCTTTCTGACGCCCCGGAGCGTTTTGGAAATCCGCCAGACGACGACGAAGAACGGAATCAGCGGCAGGAGTACGAGCAACAGCACTGCCGCTGCCGCGATTTTCGGGTTCCGAAGCTCGCCGTTCGACGCCGGCCGTCGAAGCGCCCCCAGTACGCCCTCGTTTTGCTGTGTTTCGTCGGCCATACCGATAATACGGCGTCTACACGTATGAGCGTTGGCCCCAGTTCCCGCAGTGTAGGACCGCCGGGCGGATGGAAAGCTTAAGGCCGAACCGCCGGAACGTTCCCGATAACTTCCTCTCTATGACCGACGACGGCTACGACCACGGCGCGGTCGAAGAACGCTGGCAGGAGGCGTGGAACGACGCCTCCGTGTATCGCACGCCCGACGACGTCGAGGACCCGACCTACGTTCTCGGGATGTATCCGTACCCGTCCGGACAGCTCCACATGGGCCACGTCCGGAACTACACGATTACGGACGCCTACGCACGCTACCGCCGGATGGACGGCGATGACGTGCTGCATCCGATGGGATGGGACGCGTTCGGGCTTCCGGCTGAAAACGCCGCCAAGGAGCGGGATACCAACCCCCGCGACTGGACGGTCGACTGCATCGACACGATGCGCGACCAGATGGAGTCGATGGGGTTCGGCTACGACTGGGAGCGAGAGGTGACGACCTGCGAGTCCGACTACTACCAGTGGAACCAGTGGCTTTTCCGCCGGTTCGTCGAAGAGGACCTCGCCGAGCGGCGCGACGCCGAGGTCAACTGGTGTCCGGACTGTGAG from Natronomonas pharaonis DSM 2160 includes the following:
- a CDS encoding DUF7535 family protein, translated to MADETQQNEGVLGALRRPASNGELRNPKIAAAAVLLLVLLPLIPFFVVVWRISKTLRGVRKRVSWE
- the endA gene encoding tRNA-intron lyase, with translation MEGHLSDGLVEVGPNGRERYYDSSGYGRPDGAGVRLAPVEAAYLLARGDLDAVDGMGLEAFLADTPDLVVPFLVYRDLRERGFYVSPALEGWVADHAGIDFVVHPRGDGPWDGTVAYRVRVVDERGSVRLDSLGDVVLAVVDEESELTYLETDRPAVDGTSGLEADLTADGVLLEDRVLCWDAPPALYEQGFYGQRMDREDGPLQLSLLEAAHLAATGVLSVAGGAAAVEARGRDAEGERFDRRLTVYRTLRERGVVPKTGFKFGADFRTYADVDSVSELGHSELLVRVLPADATLSPRDVALDVRLAHGVRKRMVFALVDDGDEIRWVSVSRLTP
- a CDS encoding rad50 ATPase, whose amino-acid sequence is MDEGTEATLNVDEDGVTVRKAVAADGRVRLEIASERDALVTLRLTDPALDSRPESDIQFHTDYGAEHWVVGDAPVFEREFEPGEQYTVLYRVPDADPESLTTEPELSVADGPDLDSLVDRARSDALREFVGGERDSLPAADEAEAADDTADGSTAGSPDEMGAAQPASEDTSDTESTAADPAPTAGAEADAGPEPPTDADAVDDEASGLAAAERDLLETTDDVPAEEAADEPSTLEAETPSADADAVDAAESDDEAASEPTAGGDEPAAADVASAPEATEPAAETAGDEAADADTGADEPTAAAADIDSPADEADTSSSTADSAAAPADEVDDEASDTSPPVADTTPEAELDDALDEAAVADDTGRQDTPEAGEAASGGDSPDTEAAGSDDSATDAAGSPAGAPGGLAAPSGGIARVLLKELQEGYVTDETLSALRTKLGARGSRSQEVRIDHLQSEVSDFAAYADTLEAFIDQHGTLDSVVEDLNSELSSLDDRTQALDSAVDELSETVAPLTDVEEDIESLTSNQNAIEATVDDLQADHEAVVDDVDAVETAQSELSETVESVASEQSELSETVDSVASEQSELSETVESVASEQSELSETVESVATEQSELSETVESVATEQSELSATVESLEAGQSALDATVESIDEEQSALASEVNAVSDEQSELTAELTSVKDGQSELASEIESVRDSYMDLESTIGTDLEEIRAVQSDLEANIDAVADTQTDLESKFDRLEGELEEIHDRLDELESFKEQLSGAFQGGDT
- a CDS encoding alanine dehydrogenase codes for the protein METLLLDPDDVDAAADMAEVIVAVEEAFAAYERGDVQMPAKSYIDLPEYNGDFRSMPAYMEADDWDAAGIKWVNVHTDNPDEYDLPTVMGTMVYSDPRNAFPLSIMDGTTLTRKRTGAAAAVATDHLAIEDANSLGIVGAGVQSYTQLEAISVVRDIDEVVVADKRDEAVEAFIDHFGDEFDVRRGSIAEAASCDVLSTVTPVRSPIVSADDLADHTHINAMGADAPDKNELEQDVVTDARIVIDDHEQCTHSGEINVPWSEGVLDDADISAELGEIVVGDEPRRRDSDGVTVFDSTGLAIQDVAAARAVYERATADGAGTSFGLVDTKLR
- a CDS encoding endonuclease NucS domain-containing protein, giving the protein MPIRTITGDCLVRFEGPRDRTVRGTVLAVVKPDNTVLVHDIDGYQPAAWLTRASELSLTRDPLWLVAVDGDETLRIEAVGDVTVTEHEATVAGTPVGNCRCGGDLVRSGGGVSCLDCGERFGLPSGATTTGDDCSCGLPTVRVDRGEPFELCLDPDCGSLLEAVRAAFEGEWACPECGSDLDIIRRGGLLAGCEQYPDCETAFSIPDGVVDGRCGCGLPVFETATGRRCLDTDCSVGRDR
- a CDS encoding tryptophan--tRNA ligase, whose translation is MTDDDPHTEPVAPARTDGGTKGADDVTLDPWGSSTVADYRKLFEEFGIETFDALLADVPNPHYLMRRGVIFGHRDYEPVAEAMANDEPFAALSGFMPTGDPHIGHKLVFDELIWHQQQGGDVYALIADLEANSARGMSWTEIDEHAESYLLSLLALGFDPDEGELYRQSENDELQELAFELGAKANFSEFQGIYGFDGETSVSHMQSVVTQMADILYPQLDEPKPTVIPVGPDQDPHVRLARDLASRMRYFKVTKAYASFELEDAERDLVARAYEALADNEDDVRCSDAAAWLESEAPDDPALESAVAKLDAGGKEPLRPRVRFFDRNATADAFEALIEAIDGEKRVYEGHIDSFELDREAAAELAREVELDHGGYGFRPPSSIYHRFMTGLTGGKMSSSDPASHISLLDDPEDGYDKVKAAATGGRETAEKQRELGGEPDGCPVYELYAYLLAGDDDGLATEVYDECIGGDRLCGGCKEQAAELMAEFLDDHQEKREEARELLADLDIELESSRR
- a CDS encoding MinD/ParA family ATP-binding protein is translated as MSGDVLVVTSGKGGVGKTTTVVNLAIALRQHGHSVAVLDADLGMPDVGEFLSIDAKPTLHDVLAGRADITEATVEIGDGLAFVFGDTSLEGFAQADPAKLEAVISDLTDEYQCVLVDTGGGLTYETVFPMDLGDAVLLVTSPVPAAIADTKKSKQVAERLGVPVCGVVVTHADGDAHPESVASELDVDFLGSVPDDEAIVESAAKRQPVVAYAPESAATVAYYRLAERIADEETAALEPLDTAAKAPEEVFESATDITDVDDSDDATESEADGESDAEPDTEAERDESGDEAEPRGAEDDDASEADSEAAVGESENEVEDTGGDGRTEADDGKRHGVDDTSDADDEKPAADEPTTEAKTPAEMAGGIDEPEPGLHTGGTDDADASEEGARGGRDDTETEDGSKDDEGFFDRLFSRFR